One window from the genome of Rhabdothermincola sediminis encodes:
- a CDS encoding class I SAM-dependent methyltransferase: MGLASLVERAVGGALPVQLEVYDGSRAGPPDAPARVVIHRPEAFSRLLTRPGELGLARAYVAGDVDLEGDLFALLESLDDLELRVDLRALPPIVRALGPGALRPLPPPPEEARLSGRVHSKSRDRRAVIHHYDVSNEFYRLVLGPTLTYSCAVFGSPEDSLEVAQTNKYDLICRKLGLQAGQRLLDVGCGWGGMLLHAAGRYGVSGVGVTLSREQEELATKRVAEAGLAERIDIRLQDYRDVTDGPFDAISSIGMFEHVGRSRMEAYMRRLHDLLRPEGRLLNHAISRPGYTQPDTTRGRAVALGRRVLTAAGSRLTSRIDSDFMQRYVFPDGELHEVGVVVSMLNETGFEVRHVENLREHYPLTLRRWVANLEAHWDEAVELVGAGRARVWRLYMAASAVNFERGNIEIHQVLAVRPEGGRSGMPLRPSF; encoded by the coding sequence GTGGGACTGGCCTCACTCGTCGAGCGCGCGGTCGGGGGTGCACTGCCGGTGCAGCTGGAGGTGTACGACGGGAGCCGCGCCGGACCGCCCGACGCTCCGGCCAGGGTGGTGATCCACCGGCCGGAGGCGTTCAGCCGGCTGCTGACCCGCCCCGGTGAGCTCGGTCTGGCCCGGGCGTACGTGGCTGGCGACGTCGATCTCGAAGGCGACCTGTTCGCCCTGCTCGAGTCGCTCGACGACCTCGAGCTGCGGGTCGACCTGCGTGCGCTCCCCCCGATCGTGCGGGCGTTGGGGCCCGGTGCCCTGCGGCCGTTGCCCCCGCCACCGGAGGAAGCCCGGCTGTCGGGCCGGGTGCACTCGAAGTCGCGCGACCGGCGGGCGGTCATCCACCACTATGACGTCTCCAACGAGTTCTACCGTCTGGTGCTCGGTCCCACCCTCACCTACTCGTGTGCGGTGTTCGGCTCGCCCGAGGACTCGCTGGAGGTGGCCCAGACCAACAAGTACGACCTCATCTGCCGCAAGCTGGGTTTACAGGCCGGGCAGCGTTTGCTCGATGTCGGCTGCGGCTGGGGTGGGATGCTCCTGCACGCCGCCGGCCGCTACGGGGTGAGCGGCGTCGGGGTCACCCTCTCGCGGGAGCAGGAGGAGTTGGCCACCAAGCGGGTGGCCGAGGCCGGGCTGGCGGAGCGGATCGACATCCGGCTGCAGGACTACCGCGACGTCACCGACGGCCCCTTCGACGCCATCAGCTCCATCGGCATGTTCGAGCACGTCGGTCGGTCGCGCATGGAGGCCTACATGCGTCGTCTGCACGACCTGCTCCGCCCAGAGGGCCGCCTGCTGAACCACGCCATCAGCCGTCCGGGCTACACGCAGCCCGACACCACGAGAGGGCGAGCGGTGGCACTGGGGCGGCGGGTGCTCACCGCCGCGGGCTCCCGGCTCACCTCGCGCATCGACAGCGACTTCATGCAGCGCTACGTCTTCCCCGACGGTGAGCTGCACGAGGTCGGGGTGGTGGTGTCGATGCTCAACGAGACTGGCTTCGAGGTGCGCCACGTCGAGAACCTGCGCGAGCACTACCCGCTCACGCTGCGGCGGTGGGTCGCCAACCTCGAGGCCCACTGGGACGAGGCGGTGGAGCTGGTCGGGGCAGGGCGGGCCCGGGTGTGGCGGCTGTACATGGCCGCCTCGGCGGTGAACTTCGAGCGGGGCAACATCGAGATCCACCAGGTCCTCGCGGTCCGCCCGGAGGGTGGCCGCAGCGGCATGCCGTTGCGGCCGTCGTTCTGA
- the ald gene encoding alanine dehydrogenase, whose product MTCIIGVPREIKADEHRVAITPDGVRELEQHGVTVLVEAGAGVDSGFADDSYRRAGAEVVSEASEVWERAEIVCKVKEPQAREFPMLRPGMCLFTYLHLAAYPHVADALLEHEVVGIAYETVQTSTGALPLLAPMSEVAGRMSAQVGAHFLERHNGGRGVLLGGAPGVQPAKVVVLGAGNVGWNAAWIAAGMEAEVHLLDRNVDRLRFVDQVQMGRITTLASNRGVIERTVVEADLLIGAVLVPGGRAPVLVEEDLVRAMKPGAVIVDIAIDQGGCIATSHETTHHDPVFERHGVLHYAVGNMPGAVPNTSTYALTNVTLPYLSDLARLGVAGALALDRSLVSGVNTAGGHVVNPAVAEALGKPYLPLEEALAGLRS is encoded by the coding sequence ATGACCTGCATCATCGGGGTCCCCCGGGAGATCAAGGCCGACGAGCACCGGGTGGCGATCACCCCCGACGGAGTACGGGAGCTCGAGCAGCACGGCGTCACCGTGCTCGTCGAGGCCGGCGCGGGCGTCGACTCCGGCTTCGCCGACGACAGCTACCGCCGGGCAGGCGCGGAGGTGGTGAGCGAAGCCTCCGAGGTGTGGGAGCGGGCGGAGATCGTGTGCAAGGTGAAAGAGCCCCAGGCCCGCGAGTTCCCGATGCTCCGACCGGGGATGTGCCTGTTCACCTACCTCCACCTCGCCGCCTACCCCCACGTGGCCGACGCGCTGCTCGAGCACGAGGTGGTTGGCATCGCCTACGAGACCGTGCAGACCTCCACCGGCGCGCTGCCCCTGCTGGCCCCGATGAGCGAGGTGGCCGGTCGGATGAGCGCGCAGGTGGGCGCCCACTTCCTCGAGCGCCACAACGGCGGCCGTGGTGTGCTGCTGGGCGGCGCCCCCGGGGTGCAGCCAGCCAAGGTGGTGGTGCTCGGTGCGGGCAACGTGGGGTGGAACGCGGCGTGGATCGCGGCGGGCATGGAGGCCGAGGTGCACCTGCTGGACCGCAACGTCGACCGGCTGCGGTTCGTCGACCAGGTCCAGATGGGGCGCATCACCACGCTGGCGTCGAACCGGGGGGTGATCGAGCGCACCGTGGTGGAGGCCGACCTGCTCATCGGGGCGGTGCTGGTGCCGGGCGGGCGCGCGCCGGTGCTGGTGGAGGAAGATCTGGTGCGGGCCATGAAGCCCGGGGCGGTCATCGTCGACATCGCCATCGACCAGGGCGGCTGCATCGCCACCTCACACGAGACCACCCATCACGATCCGGTGTTCGAGCGCCACGGTGTCCTGCACTACGCGGTGGGCAACATGCCCGGTGCGGTGCCGAACACCTCGACCTACGCGCTGACCAACGTGACCCTGCCGTACCTGTCGGACCTGGCGCGCCTCGGCGTCGCCGGCGCCCTCGCGCTCGACCGGTCGCTGGTCTCGGGGGTGAACACCGCCGGTGGGCACGTCGTCAACCCGGCGGTAGCCGAGGCGCTCGGCAAGCCGTACCTCCCACTGGAGGAGGCGCTGGCCGGTCTCAGGTCGTGA
- a CDS encoding carbon-nitrogen hydrolase family protein, with protein MRVAAVQLHSTPDRDRNHETAERLIARAAGEGARLVALPELFGFLGRGADLAAGAEPLDGPTVAWARQLATTHDVWLLAGSFVERDGDHLYNTSCLVGPTGELVATYRKIHLFDVEVPGTGGHESDLYTAGTTPVNATVDGIGVGLSICYDLRFPELYRILTLRGASVLALPSAFTAATGRDHWELLVRARAVENQVYVLAPDQCGTSADGTPRHGHSLVVDPWGRVLADAGEGEGLAIADVEPAELTRVRKLLPSLVNRRPQAYRWPAP; from the coding sequence ATGCGGGTCGCGGCCGTCCAGCTCCACTCGACGCCTGACCGCGACCGCAACCACGAGACTGCAGAGCGCCTGATCGCCCGAGCCGCCGGCGAGGGCGCCCGGTTGGTCGCGCTGCCCGAGCTGTTCGGCTTCCTCGGTCGAGGCGCGGACCTGGCCGCGGGCGCCGAGCCCCTCGACGGCCCCACCGTGGCCTGGGCGCGGCAGCTCGCCACCACTCACGACGTGTGGCTGCTGGCCGGCAGCTTCGTCGAGCGCGACGGCGATCACCTCTACAACACGTCGTGCCTCGTCGGGCCCACCGGGGAGCTGGTGGCGACCTACCGGAAGATCCACCTCTTCGACGTGGAGGTGCCCGGCACCGGCGGGCACGAGAGCGACCTGTACACCGCGGGCACCACCCCGGTGAACGCCACCGTCGACGGCATCGGGGTCGGGCTCTCGATCTGCTACGACCTGCGGTTCCCCGAGCTGTACCGGATCCTCACCCTGCGCGGCGCGTCCGTGCTGGCCCTGCCGTCCGCGTTCACCGCCGCCACCGGCCGGGACCACTGGGAGCTGCTGGTGCGGGCGCGGGCGGTGGAGAACCAGGTGTACGTCCTCGCGCCGGACCAGTGCGGCACCAGCGCGGACGGCACGCCACGCCACGGGCACTCCCTCGTCGTCGACCCGTGGGGCCGGGTGCTCGCCGACGCCGGTGAGGGCGAGGGCCTGGCCATCGCGGACGTGGAGCCCGCCGAGCTGACGCGGGTGCGGAAGCTGCTGCCGAGCCTGGTCAATCGCCGACCGCAGGCCTACCGCTGGCCCGCGCCCTAG
- a CDS encoding limonene-1,2-epoxide hydrolase family protein: MSAEAVVGEFIRRIEAKDLDAACELVTPDVEYDNVPMDTAYGPEGIKSVLGAMVAVDEVEFRVLRQIAAGDTVMNERLDRFRIGETWMELPVAGVFVVNGEGFITLWRDYFDMQTLTEQMNAVAAAQG, encoded by the coding sequence ATGAGCGCTGAAGCGGTGGTGGGCGAGTTCATCCGGCGGATCGAGGCGAAGGACCTCGACGCGGCGTGCGAGCTGGTCACACCCGACGTCGAGTACGACAACGTCCCCATGGACACCGCCTACGGCCCTGAGGGCATCAAATCGGTGTTGGGAGCGATGGTCGCGGTCGACGAGGTGGAGTTCCGGGTGTTGCGCCAGATCGCGGCCGGGGACACGGTGATGAACGAGCGGCTCGACCGGTTCCGCATCGGCGAGACGTGGATGGAGTTGCCGGTGGCGGGCGTGTTCGTGGTGAACGGCGAGGGTTTCATCACGCTGTGGCGGGATTACTTCGACATGCAGACCCTGACCGAGCAGATGAATGCGGTCGCCGCGGCCCAGGGCTGA
- a CDS encoding aldo/keto reductase family protein, which translates to MNHRFLGRSGLKVSEISYGNWITHGSQIDDDTALGCVHAALDVGITTFDTADVYANTRAEEVLGRALAGQRREGLEICTKVYWPTGPGPNDRGLSRKHIMESIDGSLRRLRTDYVDLYQAHRYDHQTPLEETMEAFADVVRHGKALYIGVSEWTAEQIRAAHALARELGIQLVSNQPQYSLLWRVIEGEVVPTCRELGIGQIVWSPIAQGVLTGKYLPGQPPPEQSRATDEVGGGFVRRFLRDEVLERVQQLRPVAQDCGLTMAQLAVAWVLANDNVASAIVGATRPEQLRENVAASGVTLEPQVLARIDEIVAPVVVDDPAITAEFTPKERP; encoded by the coding sequence ATGAATCACCGCTTCCTCGGTCGCAGCGGCCTCAAGGTCAGCGAGATCTCCTACGGCAACTGGATCACCCACGGCAGCCAGATCGACGACGACACCGCGCTGGGGTGTGTGCACGCCGCGCTCGACGTCGGCATCACCACCTTCGACACCGCGGACGTCTATGCCAACACCCGTGCCGAAGAGGTGCTCGGGCGGGCCCTCGCCGGCCAGCGGCGGGAGGGCCTGGAGATCTGCACCAAGGTGTACTGGCCGACCGGCCCGGGACCCAACGACCGAGGCCTGTCGCGCAAGCACATCATGGAGTCGATCGACGGCTCCCTGCGGCGGCTGCGCACCGACTACGTCGACCTGTACCAGGCTCACCGCTACGACCACCAGACTCCCCTCGAGGAGACGATGGAGGCCTTCGCCGACGTGGTTCGCCACGGCAAGGCCCTCTACATCGGCGTGTCGGAGTGGACGGCTGAGCAGATCCGCGCTGCACACGCGTTGGCCCGCGAGCTCGGCATCCAACTCGTCTCCAACCAGCCGCAGTACTCGCTGCTGTGGCGGGTGATCGAAGGCGAGGTGGTCCCCACCTGCCGGGAGCTGGGTATCGGCCAGATCGTCTGGTCCCCGATCGCGCAAGGGGTGCTGACCGGCAAGTACCTGCCCGGCCAGCCGCCCCCGGAGCAGTCACGGGCCACCGACGAGGTGGGTGGTGGGTTCGTGCGGCGCTTCCTGCGCGACGAGGTCCTCGAACGGGTCCAGCAGCTCCGCCCGGTGGCGCAGGACTGCGGGCTGACCATGGCTCAGCTGGCGGTGGCGTGGGTGCTGGCCAACGACAACGTGGCCTCCGCCATCGTGGGAGCCACCCGTCCCGAGCAGCTCCGCGAGAACGTGGCAGCGTCCGGGGTGACGCTGGAGCCGCAGGTGCTGGCCCGCATCGACGAGATCGTGGCCCCGGTGGTGGTCGACGATCCAGCGATCACCGCGGAGTTCACCCCGAAGGAGCGCCCGTAG
- a CDS encoding nuclear transport factor 2 family protein, which translates to MSHPREEVEAAVAHYVELRARIERGEATWTALAELFTDDAVYIDPAWGRIRGIEEIRRFLDESMRGLEDWRFPIEYTAIDGDTVVVKWTQILPASRPDGTPYRQSGCSTLVYAGAGRFSYEEDLLNMVHVLDDLKASGWRPGPGFVPPPANPDRDFSRPPSP; encoded by the coding sequence ATGAGCCATCCCCGAGAAGAGGTCGAGGCCGCGGTCGCCCACTACGTGGAGCTCCGGGCGCGCATCGAGCGTGGGGAGGCGACCTGGACCGCCCTGGCGGAGCTGTTCACCGACGACGCCGTCTACATCGACCCCGCCTGGGGTCGCATCCGAGGCATCGAAGAGATCCGCCGGTTCCTCGACGAGAGCATGCGCGGACTGGAGGACTGGCGCTTCCCGATCGAGTACACGGCGATCGACGGTGACACCGTGGTGGTCAAGTGGACCCAGATCCTCCCCGCCAGCCGCCCGGACGGCACTCCCTACCGCCAGTCCGGTTGCTCCACCCTCGTCTATGCCGGTGCAGGCCGGTTCTCCTACGAGGAAGACCTGTTGAACATGGTCCACGTGCTCGACGACCTGAAGGCCAGTGGCTGGCGCCCCGGCCCCGGCTTCGTGCCCCCGCCCGCGAACCCCGACCGCGACTTCAGCCGACCGCCCTCGCCCTGA
- the gluQRS gene encoding tRNA glutamyl-Q(34) synthetase GluQRS: MSPSTHDGRFAPSPSGPLHAGNLRTALLAWLFARHAGARFVLRIEDLDRAATRPEHERSQLRDLAAMGVDWDGPVVRQSERVDRYHDVIDELVGRGLTYPCYCTRREVLEAASAPHEHLPEGAYPGTCRRLSSAQRAEREAAGRSPSLRLRAEAARVSFIDRVHGPFEGIVDDFVIRRGDGTPAYNLAVVVDDAEQGIGEVVRGDDLLAGTPRQLHLARLLGLPEPSYAHVPLVLGPDGERLAKRHGAVTLEDLAAAGMTPVTVRSLLAASLGLAEPEEPVTMAELLARFDPSAVPTTAWVFEACQAGDHER; this comes from the coding sequence ATGTCGCCATCCACGCACGACGGCCGGTTCGCGCCCAGCCCGTCGGGTCCGCTGCACGCGGGCAACCTCCGCACCGCGCTGCTGGCGTGGCTGTTCGCCCGCCACGCCGGCGCCCGGTTCGTCCTGCGGATCGAGGACCTCGACCGCGCCGCCACCCGCCCGGAGCACGAGCGGTCCCAGCTCCGGGACCTCGCCGCGATGGGTGTGGACTGGGACGGGCCGGTGGTGCGCCAGTCGGAGCGCGTCGACCGCTACCACGACGTGATCGACGAGCTGGTCGGTCGTGGGCTCACCTATCCCTGCTACTGCACCCGCCGAGAGGTGCTCGAGGCCGCGTCGGCCCCCCACGAACACCTCCCCGAGGGGGCGTACCCCGGGACCTGCCGGCGGCTCTCCTCGGCGCAGCGAGCCGAGCGGGAGGCCGCGGGCCGATCACCGTCGTTGCGGTTGCGGGCCGAGGCTGCGAGGGTTTCCTTCATCGATCGGGTGCACGGGCCGTTCGAGGGAATCGTGGACGACTTCGTGATCCGGCGCGGCGACGGCACCCCGGCCTACAACTTGGCGGTGGTGGTCGACGACGCCGAGCAGGGCATCGGCGAGGTGGTGCGTGGCGACGACCTGCTGGCAGGCACGCCTCGCCAGCTCCACCTGGCCCGGCTGTTGGGCCTGCCGGAGCCGTCCTACGCTCACGTGCCGCTGGTGCTCGGTCCCGACGGTGAGCGGCTGGCCAAGCGGCACGGGGCGGTGACGCTGGAGGACCTGGCCGCCGCCGGGATGACCCCGGTGACGGTGCGGTCACTGCTCGCTGCCAGTCTGGGGCTGGCCGAGCCCGAGGAGCCGGTCACGATGGCCGAGCTGCTGGCTCGGTTCGATCCCTCCGCGGTGCCCACCACGGCGTGGGTGTTCGAGGCGTGCCAGGCTGGTGACCATGAGCGCTGA
- a CDS encoding aminotransferase family protein, producing the protein MRPSFLHPFAKPAAPADSFISIVSGDGVWVVDREGRRFIDATASLWYCQVGHGRVEIARAIERQLRELEAFHTFDIFTNPRADEIGDRIAELCPIADARVFLTDSGSEAVDTALKLARLSFALAGRPERTVVLARHDAYHGVTYGGTSLQGLPLNREGFGPLLPAVEHAHPHDLAEVEARFAEHGDRVAAVIAEPVLGAAGVHPPRPGYLEGLRALCDRHGALLILDEVITGFGRMGAWFAAQHYGVTPDLIVFAKGVTSGYQPLGGVVVGAKLREVLEGDPDFVLRHGFTYSGHPLACAAALANIAVLRDEDLLPRAKAIGRRLGPALAALRDQGLLAEVRGEAGIWGAGLPPDVNAAAVRDRMLELGVLARPIGTATIAFCPPLVISDAELDRCVDALARSVRAAREVTT; encoded by the coding sequence ATGCGCCCATCGTTCCTGCACCCCTTCGCCAAGCCCGCCGCGCCCGCGGACTCGTTCATCTCGATCGTCAGTGGTGACGGCGTGTGGGTGGTGGACCGCGAGGGCCGGCGCTTCATCGATGCCACGGCGAGCCTGTGGTACTGCCAGGTGGGGCACGGCCGGGTCGAGATCGCGAGAGCCATCGAGCGCCAGCTGCGCGAGCTCGAGGCGTTCCACACCTTCGACATCTTCACCAACCCCCGAGCCGACGAGATCGGCGACCGGATCGCCGAGTTGTGCCCCATCGCCGATGCTCGGGTGTTCCTCACGGACTCCGGCTCGGAGGCGGTGGACACCGCGCTCAAGCTCGCGCGGCTCTCGTTCGCGCTCGCGGGCCGGCCGGAGCGCACCGTCGTGCTGGCCCGCCACGACGCCTACCACGGCGTGACCTACGGCGGTACCTCTCTGCAAGGGCTGCCCCTGAACCGGGAGGGGTTCGGGCCCCTGCTCCCAGCCGTCGAGCATGCCCACCCCCACGATCTGGCCGAAGTCGAGGCGCGTTTCGCCGAGCACGGCGATCGGGTGGCGGCGGTGATCGCCGAGCCGGTGCTGGGTGCGGCAGGGGTGCACCCACCCCGTCCCGGCTACCTGGAAGGGCTGCGTGCCCTGTGCGACCGCCACGGCGCGCTGCTGATCCTCGACGAGGTGATCACCGGGTTCGGTCGGATGGGCGCCTGGTTCGCGGCCCAGCACTACGGCGTCACCCCCGACCTCATCGTCTTCGCCAAGGGCGTCACCTCGGGCTACCAACCCCTCGGCGGGGTCGTCGTCGGAGCGAAGCTACGGGAGGTGCTCGAGGGCGACCCCGACTTCGTGCTCCGTCACGGGTTCACCTACAGCGGCCACCCGCTGGCGTGCGCGGCGGCGCTCGCCAACATCGCCGTGCTGCGCGACGAGGACCTGCTGCCCCGGGCCAAGGCCATCGGCCGCCGGCTCGGTCCCGCGCTCGCCGCCCTGCGCGACCAGGGTCTGCTGGCCGAGGTGCGCGGCGAGGCCGGCATCTGGGGTGCTGGGCTGCCCCCGGACGTGAACGCGGCGGCGGTGCGGGACCGGATGCTCGAGCTCGGTGTGCTCGCCCGGCCGATCGGTACCGCCACGATCGCCTTCTGCCCCCCGCTGGTGATCAGCGACGCCGAGCTCGACCGGTGCGTCGACGCGTTGGCTCGATCGGTGCGCGCCGCCCGGGAAGTCACGACCTGA
- a CDS encoding aldehyde dehydrogenase family protein, whose amino-acid sequence MSLAVTPMRIGSRSVTTDEVMLVRSPYDGREVGMVPAGTAGHLDAAVEEARGRLLDGPLPAHERAAILDRAATVLAARQEDYARLICAESAKPIKTARVEAARAVDTFRFAAAVARTLTGETVPLEASPAGVGKVGFVLRVPIGVVGAISPFNFPLNLVAHKVAPAIAAGCPVVLKPASATPLTALALAGLLLDECGLPSGWLHVVTCPGAVADHLVTHPDVAMITFTGSPAVGWRIRERAPRKKVSLELGNNSPVVIEPDGDWRAAASKIAVAGYSFAGQSCISVQRVFVHHSIAEPFTEALTAQVADLVVGDPADEATDVSALITPDETERVHGWIDEAVAQGAELRTGGELTADQVLRPTVLFGVRPEMEICRTEVFGPVVGVQAYDDFDHALRLANDTRYGLQAGVFTGELAKALHAARTLDFGGVLVNEVPTWRADQMPYGGVRDSGNTREGPAYAAREMTEERLVVLQG is encoded by the coding sequence ATGAGCCTTGCCGTCACTCCCATGCGTATCGGCTCCCGGTCGGTGACCACCGATGAGGTGATGCTGGTGCGCTCCCCGTATGACGGCCGTGAGGTGGGGATGGTGCCCGCAGGCACCGCGGGGCACCTGGACGCCGCGGTGGAAGAAGCCCGCGGTCGCCTCCTCGACGGCCCGCTGCCCGCGCACGAGCGCGCCGCGATCCTCGACCGGGCCGCGACCGTGCTGGCGGCGCGACAGGAGGACTACGCCCGGCTGATCTGCGCCGAGTCCGCCAAGCCGATCAAGACCGCCAGGGTGGAGGCGGCCCGGGCCGTGGACACCTTCCGGTTCGCCGCCGCGGTGGCCCGCACCCTGACCGGCGAGACCGTGCCGCTGGAGGCCAGCCCGGCCGGGGTGGGCAAGGTCGGGTTCGTGCTGCGGGTGCCGATCGGGGTGGTGGGGGCGATCTCCCCGTTCAACTTCCCGCTCAACCTGGTGGCCCACAAGGTGGCCCCGGCCATCGCCGCCGGTTGCCCGGTGGTGCTCAAGCCGGCGTCGGCCACCCCGCTCACCGCGCTGGCGCTGGCGGGGTTGCTGCTCGACGAGTGCGGCCTGCCCTCCGGGTGGTTGCACGTGGTCACCTGCCCCGGTGCGGTCGCGGACCACCTCGTCACCCATCCCGACGTGGCGATGATCACCTTCACCGGGTCGCCGGCGGTCGGCTGGCGGATCCGTGAGCGGGCGCCTCGCAAGAAGGTGAGCCTGGAGTTGGGGAACAACTCACCGGTGGTGATCGAGCCTGACGGTGACTGGCGGGCCGCGGCGTCGAAGATCGCGGTGGCGGGCTACTCGTTCGCTGGGCAGTCCTGCATCTCGGTCCAGCGGGTGTTCGTGCACCACTCGATCGCCGAGCCGTTCACCGAGGCGCTGACCGCGCAGGTCGCGGACCTGGTGGTGGGCGACCCGGCCGACGAGGCCACCGACGTGAGCGCGCTGATCACCCCGGACGAGACCGAACGGGTGCACGGCTGGATCGACGAGGCGGTGGCGCAGGGGGCGGAGCTGCGGACCGGTGGGGAGCTCACCGCCGATCAGGTGCTGCGACCCACCGTGCTGTTCGGGGTCCGGCCGGAGATGGAGATCTGCCGAACGGAGGTGTTCGGGCCGGTGGTCGGGGTACAGGCCTACGACGACTTCGACCACGCGCTGCGTCTGGCCAATGACACCCGCTACGGGTTGCAGGCCGGCGTGTTCACCGGGGAGCTGGCGAAGGCCCTGCACGCGGCGCGAACCCTGGACTTCGGCGGGGTGCTGGTGAACGAGGTGCCCACTTGGCGAGCCGATCAGATGCCCTACGGAGGGGTGCGGGATTCGGGGAACACCCGTGAAGGGCCGGCCTACGCGGCGCGGGAGATGACCGAGGAGCGGCTGGTGGTGTTGCAGGGCTGA
- a CDS encoding CHAD domain-containing protein produces the protein MTGRVVLDRDATALDAWTAVLRAELDAMVANESGVRAGVDPACLHDFRVAVRRSRSVLRESKRVLPHQVIDHARRELGWLGSATSAARDLDVLVHDTLPSLVEGLDAGELAEVDAAVRILERQRAAAYEELVADLESERYARFVEWWRAFLYAPEVGSHETPRATEPARSVAAKRIRSVHRRLLRDGRRVTPASAPEALHELRKDAKRLRYLLECFGSLYRRKLIAPMVKELKALQDVLGTYQDCQVQIRRLEQVGAVLAELGPPPVAMPEGLGRVLARLAAREQQVRSAFEERFARFCRVPIPAQHVWVEANGMT, from the coding sequence GTGACGGGTCGTGTGGTGCTCGACCGCGATGCGACGGCCCTCGATGCCTGGACGGCCGTGCTGCGCGCCGAGCTGGACGCGATGGTCGCCAACGAGTCCGGGGTGCGCGCCGGGGTGGATCCCGCGTGCCTCCACGACTTCCGGGTGGCGGTCCGTCGCAGCCGTTCCGTGCTCCGGGAGAGCAAGCGGGTGCTGCCGCACCAGGTCATCGACCACGCCCGCCGGGAGCTCGGATGGCTGGGCAGCGCAACCAGCGCGGCGCGGGATCTCGACGTGTTGGTACACGACACCCTGCCGTCGCTCGTGGAGGGGCTGGATGCAGGCGAGCTCGCCGAGGTCGACGCTGCGGTGCGGATCCTCGAGCGCCAGCGCGCCGCCGCCTACGAGGAGCTGGTGGCGGACCTCGAGAGCGAGCGCTACGCACGATTCGTCGAGTGGTGGCGGGCCTTCCTCTATGCCCCGGAGGTCGGCTCGCACGAGACGCCGAGAGCCACGGAGCCGGCCCGGTCCGTGGCCGCGAAGCGGATCCGCTCGGTGCATCGGAGGCTGCTGCGCGACGGGCGCCGGGTCACCCCCGCGTCGGCGCCCGAAGCGCTCCACGAGCTGCGCAAAGACGCCAAGCGACTCCGCTACCTCCTCGAGTGCTTCGGCAGCCTGTACCGCCGGAAGCTGATCGCTCCGATGGTGAAGGAGCTGAAGGCGCTCCAGGACGTGCTGGGCACCTACCAGGACTGCCAGGTCCAGATCCGCCGGCTCGAGCAGGTCGGCGCGGTGCTGGCAGAGCTCGGCCCGCCGCCGGTGGCGATGCCGGAGGGGCTGGGGCGGGTGCTGGCGCGCCTTGCCGCTCGCGAGCAGCAGGTCCGGTCCGCCTTCGAGGAGCGCTTCGCTCGCTTCTGCCGGGTGCCGATACCCGCTCAGCACGTGTGGGTGGAGGCGAACGGGATGACCTGA